The window ACAAGAGCAAAGCAGAGAGCGTTTCGCATGGCAGACGGAGACGAGTAAATCATGGCGGACCTGATCAGAACAATCACAATTCTGACACGCACCCCGGGTGGGAATGATCAAAGATAATCCAGGGGCGTTGAATCACAGGGCAATAACCAGACATTTTTCGTGAAAAAGGAAGCTGAGATTACCAGGAGCACTTTTTTTGTCACGAACGATCTGAAACTCGGTCCCAAAGAATGTCAGAAAAATCTGCATTCATGGCACTTCCGGCAAGAGACTGGCGATCCCCCTCAGCCATCGGCGGGTTTTCAAACGTCAACCAAGCGACACCTCGATATCAATACCCAGGTGGATGCCGAGCCACGTAGCCCTTCATCGGGCGTGATTTATTGGACCACCGCGGGCCTTTTCGCTCCCCATTGTAGCCGGTATCCAGGCGCAAGCCAGCCACCACAATGAAAGTGTGGCCGTTGCGTGAGTACACGGTGATGTACTTGCCCACCCCCGCCTTGCCATAGCTACGCAAGCTGCTAGAGGTGCCTGGACTGCTCAAAAAACCGGCCCCATGCAGAACGTAAGACACCGTTCCCGAGCAATCATACCCCGAGTCCACAAAGGAACGATGGCCGCCACCGTATTTGTACGGCAACCCGGCGATGCGATTGCCCGCACTGATCGCCCGCATCACAGGCGCTGGCAGACCTGCCGGCGGCACCGCCTTGCCACCCACAACCACGGCCGTTTTGCCCCGGCTATACTCGTAATCCCAGACTTTTTTCTGCGAAGAACAACTGCTGAGGCAGAGGGCGAGGACGATGAAAAATAAGGGCCAAAAACGGACGGGCATCGGCGAAATTAAACGGCCTTTTCAAAGTGGCAAGGCCCGCCCGTCTTTACACCTCCACCATTAAAAATCCCATGAGGCCGTCCTCATCACCCACAGACCGCCGCTCCCCTTGTGCCAAGGCGACTCCTCGTTATCCTGGAGCCGATGCGCATTTCGGAGATTTTTTATTCAGTTCAGGGGGAAGGCTCGCTCACGGGCGTGCCATCGGTGTTTGTGCGTACCTCTGGCTGCAACCTGCGCTGCACCTGGTGTGACACGCCCTATGCCTCATGGTCGCCGGAAGGCCCCGAAATGAGCCTGGATGCCATCCTGGCGGAAGTGCTGCGCCACCCCACCCGCCATGTCGTGGTCACCGGAGGAGAGCCGATGGTGGCCAAGGGCATCCACGAATTCCTTCTCCAACTGCGTGACGCAGGCAAACACATCACCATCGAAACCGCCGGCACCGTCCTCCCCTCTCCGGTCACCATTGACCTGGCCTCCCTCAGCCCGAAGCTGGCCAATTCCGTCCCCAGCACCGAAAAAGCCGGGGCTGCATGGGCTACCCGCCATGATCAGACCCGCCTTCAGCCCGCAGTCCTGCGGGCCTGGCTGGAGCAGTCCCGGGATTTCCAGCTCAAATTTGTCATCTCCAATGAAGCGGATCTGCATGAGGCTCAGCGGGTTGTCACGGCCATCGGCATCCCCGTGCCTCCAGAAAAAATCCTCCTGATGCCCGAAGGCACCAGCATGGAGATCATGCGCACCCGCTATGATCTCTTGGTCAATGCTTGCCTAACCCACGGCTACCGCCTCAGCCCCCGGCTGCACATCGAGCTCTTCGGCAATACCCGGGGAACCTGATTTAACCGAGGTCCAGTTCATCCTGGGTCCCCAGCAGCCGCCGCATCATGCCCTGGGGATCTCGCATGAATCGGCTGGTGATCTGAAAGTGCTCCGTGTCCTCATAAGCCACTCGTTTGATCCCATCCTCGCTGAACTCATAAATCCAGGCATCGGGGTAGGCCATGAGAATGGGGGAATGCGTGGCAATGATGAACTGCGAAAACTCACCGATGAGATCATGCATCCTCACCAGCAAAGACATCTGTCGCTGAGGTGAAAGCGCCGCCTCAGGCTCATCAAAAAGATAGATCCCGTGGCCACCGAGGCGATGCACCAGCGTCGCGAAAAAGGACTCGCCGTGCGACTGCTCATGCAGGCTTTTGCCCCCATAGGACCAGTTCCCTAACTCATCAATCAGCGTGGCGAAATTATAGTAGCTCTCCGCCCGCAGGAAAAAGCCATCCATGGGCCGGAGATGGCTGCGCGAAAGCGTGATCTTCGAGGTCAGTGCAGACCGATACTCGTGCATCATCAGATTCGTATTCTTCGTGCCGCCCTCCATGCTGAAGCCCAGTTTCTCAGCTATGGCCTCCAGCAGGGTGGATTTTCCAGATCCATTTTCGCCCACAAAAAACGTCACCTTGGGGTGCAGTTCCAAAGCATCCAAATGACGCACTGCCGGAATATCAAAAGGGTAATTTTCAAATCCCGGCACCTCCCCCCGCCGCAGCGTCACCGTGTGCAGGTATTGAGAGGGCGCAGGTTTCAGCATGAAGAACAAACGTTCTGCTTCCTCGCCGCCGCGCAAGCCAGACTTTAGTCCTCCCACAAAGGTCCGCCCACCCAAAAAAGAAACCCCGATCCTGCGTATGCACGCCAGGCCGGGGTTTCATGGGGGATTTAAAAGCGACTCAACCCGCGATTAGCGGCGCTGATAATACTGCTGATAAACGCTGTCATGCAGCTTCAGCTTGGCGCGGATGCTGTCCAGACCGGCATTGTCAGCCTCGATCTGGTAATTCACGAAATAGCCGCTCTCGACGTGGCGTGGGTTGAAGGGGAACTTGCGTTTGCCGAGCTTGTCGATCTGCTCAAGCTTCACGCCGGACTTCTCCATCTCACGGCCGATGCCGCTGACGAGTTCTTCGACGGATTCTTCCTTGCCCTTCATGTCGAGGACGATCATGGCTTCGTATTTGCGCTTCATCGGTGGTGTATTCTGTTGAGGTTTAAGGTTGTTCTTCTTTGCGGTTGAAATAGTTCATCGCGGTCTCCAGCCCGGACTGGCAGGCAAGGCGGACGGCATCTGTAGCACGCTGAATCATGATGGCGAGTTCTGTCCGCTCGTCTTCACGAAATTTTCCCAGCACATGCCCCACGAGACGTTCGCCAGCAGGGCGGCCCGAAGGAGTCGCAATGCCTAACTTCAAGCGAGGAAAGGCATCTGACCCCAGGGAGCGGATCATTGACTTGAGCCCATTGTGACCTCCGGCGGAGCCTGCCAGGCGCATTCTCATGCGGCCCAGCGGGAGATCCACATCATCGTAGATCACAAGGAGTTCTTGAACGGGCACTTTGTAAAACTGGCTCACCAGTTGCACACAGCGCCCGCTGTCGTTCATGAAGGTCGAAGGCTTCAGCAGGAGGGCACCAGGAATTTTGGCTACCCAACCATGCCAGCGTTTTTCCTCCGTGAAGGAGACTCCCGAGAGCCTCGCTAACTCATCCACCGCCATAAAGCCGATGTTGTGACGAGTGTCGCGGTAATCAATCCCGGGATTGCCGAGTCCGATGATGAGCCTGGGTTTCAGGCCGCCAGCGGCGCGGGGAACTGTTTCATCACCGGGCACCGTAGGCGGTTGGAGTCAGACTCCGGACAAGGATTACTTCTTAGCAGCTTTGGCAGCAGGAGCTGCAGCCTTGGCGGCAGGAGCGGCTTTGCCCTTGGCAGCAGGAGCGGCAGCGGCAGGAGCTTCAGGCTCCACCTTTGGCTCTTCGCACATGATGACGACCACATCGTCAGCCAGCTTGGCGCGGACGCCTTCTGGAAGCTTGATGTCGCCCACGTGGATGGCTTTGCCGACCTGGAGGTCAGAAATGTCCACCACGATGCCTTCTGGAAGGTCCTTCGGAAGGCAGCGCACTTCGAGATTGTGGTGGATGGCTTCGATGAGGCCGCCAGCCTTGGCACCAGGGGATTCGCCCGTGAGGTTCAGAGGAACTTCAGCGTGAATTTCTTCGTCCATGGCGATCGCGTGGAAGTCCACGTGAAGGATGCCGCCGCGGAGATGGTCGTGCTGCACTTCCTGGACGAGGGCCAGTTGCTCAGCAGAATCAATTTTCAGGCTCACCAGGATGTTGTCAGAAGCGCTGCTCTCGATGAGCTTCGTGAAGGTCTTGGCATCCACCTGCACATTGGCAGGAGGGGTCTTGCGGCCATAGACCACCGCTGGGATGGAACCGGCCTTGCGCAGGCGGTTGACGGCAGCAGTGCCTTCACTGCTGCGGGGTTGTGCGATGATGTCGAGGATTTTGGCCATGTCCGTGAGTTCTTCTGAACAGTATGTTAGAGGGGAAAAGGGCCGCGAGGATACACGGCCATTTTCAGATGTCAAAGAGAGATGTGACGGACTCGTTGTCGTGAATGCGCCGGATGGCCTGCGCGAGCAGGGGGGCAATGTCCAAAGTCGTCACTTTTTCACCCTGCGCCTGCGGGGTGGAATTGGTGGAAAAGAGTTCCAAAATCGGGGATTTTGAAATGCGGCTGTGGCCCTTTTCCCCTAGCACCGCATGGGAAACACCTGCGTAGATGGCCTTGGCACCGTGCTTCAGCAGCAGCTCTGCGGCAGCCGTCAAAGTCCCGGCGGTTTCCGTAAGGTCATCCACCAGCAGCACATTTTTACCATTCACATCGCCGATCACATTGAGCGCCTCAACTTCTTCGGCACTCACACGATTTTTTGCCACAATGGCCATCGGGGCCTTCAGGGCTTTGGCATAGGCATGAGTCATTTTGATACCGCCGACGTCCGGCGAGACGACCACGAGGTCCTCAATCTGGCGCTCTTTGATGGCTTTCATCAGCACCGGCCCTGCATAGAGATGATCGACAGGGATATCAAAGAAACCCTGAATCTGACCGGCGTGAAGGTCCACCGTCAGCACGCGGTTCACACCACTGGCCACCAGAAGGTTGGCCACCAGCTTCGCGGTGATGGGCACACGCGGGCGGTCTTTGCGATCCTGACGGGCATAGCCAAAAAACGGCAGAACAGCGGTGATGCGGTGGGCGCTGGCGCGGCGCACGGCATCCACCATGATGAGTAGCTCCATCAGGTTCTGGTTCGTCGGCGGGCAGGTGGGCTGGACAATGAAAAGATCGCTGCCACGAATGTTTTCGTGGATCTGCACAAAGGTTTCACCATCCGGAAAGGTGGTGAGGGTGGCCTCGCAAAGCTTGGTGCCCAAATTTTCACAAATCAGGCGCGCGAGTTCGGGGTGCGCTGACCCACTTAAAATCTTCAAGTTGTCCGTCATCGGGCGGAACTAGACGCGCTCGCCATGGAAATCAACTGCCGTTCAAAAGTACATGCGTCCGAATGACGGGTTCCACAGGGAAAGCCTTCAGAGTTGCCTCTGCGATTGCATCCCCTTCCCGCCTCTCTAGCTATCTTTATTATCATGTCTGGCATTTTGACTGAACTTCTCATTCTTTTGGGTCTGCTCCTCCTCAATGGCGTCTTTGCCATGGCTGAGACCGCTCTCATCTCTGCACGCCGCACCCGACTGGAAATGATGGCGCATGAAGGGCAAAAGAGCGCCGTCCAAGCCCTGGAGTTGCAGGCGGATCCGGGGATCTTTCTTTCCACCGTGCAGGTGGGCATCACCCTGGTGGGTATCATCGCCGGTGCGGCCAGTGGTGCCGGATTGGCTCGGGAACTGGAGCCCGCTTTAACCGCCATCCCCTGGCTGGGCCAGTGGGCACCCACGATCAGCATGGTCATCGTCGTCTCTATCATCACCTTCCTCAGTGTGGTGGTGGGGGAGTTGCTGCCAAAGCGCCTCGCCATTCATGCGCCCGAACGCTGGGCAGCCGCCTTGGCAGGGCCCATGACCCGCCTTTCGGCCCTCGCTTCCCCCATCGTCCGCCTGCTGGATTTTTCCAGCGATGCCCTCGTGCGGCTTTTTGGCGTCAAGCCAGGCGCGGAGGAAGTGATGTCTGAGGAAGAAGTGCGCGCCTCCATCATCCAAGGCCACCGAACAGGAGCCCTGAAAAGCCACGAAAAAGACATGCTGGAAAGCGTGCTGGAGCTGGATGAACTGACCGCAGCCGACCTGATGACGCCCAAGCCGCAGATCGTCTGGATCAACCTGGCCGACAGCCCTGAAGAAAACCGCAAGCGCATGATCGAGAGCGGCCACTCCTACTTCCCTGTTTATCAGGGCACCCGCGATGACGTGCTGGGCATGATCTCCGTGAAAGCCCTCTGGAAGGCAGCAGAAAAACTCACGGCCAGTGATCTGCAATCTCTCCTCGTCACCCCGCTCTTTGTGCCGGAATCCATGCCCGCCGCGCGGATCATTGAGCAGTTCCGCAAAAACAACCGCCATCAAGCTCTCGTGATTGATGAATTCGGGGCCATGCAGGGCCTCATCACCCTCAATGACATGATGGAGGCCATCCTGGGCACCATGCCCAATGAACCCACGCCCAATGCCCCCGGAGGGCGGCAGCTCGATGACGGATCATGGCTCGTCGATGGCCAGATGGAAATGGAAGAAGCGGCTAGTCTCACCGACCTGCCTCTCCCTGCCTCTTTTGATGACGATGACTACCGCACGGTGGCGGGCTTTGTAATGCACATCCTGGGGCACGTCCCTGCCGAAGGGGAATCCTTCGACTGGCAAGGGCGCAAAATTGAGGTGGCCGACATGGACCGCCAGCGCATTGACAAAGTGCGCATCTGTCCAGCCGCCACACAGCGGGTGTGATCGTTTAGGCGTGCTGATTTTCATGGGTTAAAAACAGGATCGGCACACGGATCGCTGATTTGCCGAGTGTTACAGATTTGACACATTCCATCGGCTCTGCTCCATCTTGGGGGACCCGTTCATCGCAACGGACTCCCCGACCCTACCCATGATCTCCCTGCAGAAGCTTTTTGGCAAAAACGACATCTTCTACGACCTGCTGGAAGCCAGCGCCGCAGAGGCCCTGCACAGCGTCCAGGCCCTGGGGAAACTCATCACCCAGCCCGTCGCCACCCAGAACCTGGATGAACTGATTCTCACCCGCCGGAAAGACAAAAAGATCACCGAGCAGATCAACGAAGAACTCTGCCGCACATTTGTCACCGAGCTGGAGCGCGAAGACATCGAAGCCCTCTCCAACGTCCTCTACAAGATCCCAAAAACCGTCGAAAAGATCGCCGAGCGCGTCATCATCACGGGTGGGCGTTTGCAGGATGTGGATTTCAGCCGCCACCTTCAGATGATGGAAGAAGCCACCACCACGGTGCTGAACATCGTCAAAGAACTGCGGAAAAAACTGCACCTGGAGCGTGTGAAGGACATGAACGCCAAGCTGCAGCACATTGAGGGTGAGGCGGATAAACTCATGATGGGCCTGTTGAAGGAACTCTACGCCGGCCAGCGCGACCCCATCCAAACCATCATGCTCAAGGATCTCTATGAGCTCATGGAAAAGGTGTATGACCGCTGCCGCGACGCTGGCAATGTGGTGTCCCACATCGTGCTGAAGTATTCCTGATCCGCCTCCGCGCATGACTTCTGCTCTCATCCTGCTCCTGGTGGTGCTGCTGGTGGTGCTGGCCTTTGAATACATCAATGGCTTTCACGACACCGCCAATGCCATCGCCACCGTGGTCTCCACGAAGGTTCTCACTCCCCGCCAGGCTCTCGCCCTGGCTGCCACGGCCAATTTGATCGGTGCCTTTTGGGGCACCGCCGTGGCCAAAACCATCGGTGCCGGCCTGGTGGATATCGCCCACGTCACCACCATGACCATCCTCTGCGCCATGCTCGGGGGCATCATCTGGAATCTCCTGACCTGGTATTTCGGTCTCCCCAGCAGCAGCAGCCACGCCCTCATCGGCGGGCTCTGCGGTGCCACCCTGGCTTCCGCCAACGGCAACTGGCATGTGCTCATTTGGTCCAAGGCGAAAGTGGATGCCAAGACAGGTGCTGTGACCATGGACGGTATTTTCCACAAAGTCGTCATCCCCATGATCACCTCTCCAGTGCTGGGTTTCGTGGTCGGCTTTATCGTCATGGGGCTGCTTTTTTGGCTCATCCGCAACTGGCGTCCGCACACCATCAATACTGTGTTTTCCAAGCTCCAAATCGTCTCCGCTGCCTACATGGGCTTCGGCCATGGCTTTGCCGATGCCCAAAAAACCATGGGTATCATCGCCCTCACCCTCTTCACGGCCACCACAGCAGGAACGCTGGATAATGTGCCTAGCATTTTGGGCTTTCTCCGCACACCGGAGTTTGAGGTGGCGAGCTGGGTAAAGATCACCTGCGCCCTCGTCATGGCCGCAGGCACCTGGGCTGGAGGTTGGCGAATCATCAAAACCCTGGGTCATAAAATGGTGAAGATGAAGCCCGTGCACGGCTTTGCGGCCGAAACCACAGCGGCCACGATCCTCGCTGTCACAGGCCACTTAGGGATGCCCGTTTCCACCACTCATACGATCACCACCTCCATCATGGGCGTGGGCGCAGCCAAGCGCTGGAACTCCATCCGCTGGAGCCTCGTCGAGCGCATCGTCTGGGCCTGGGTGCTCACCATTCCGGTCACTTCAGCCTTGTCTTACGTCATCTACAAAGTGCTGACGTAGGGTGGGGCTGCTCGGCTTCCGG is drawn from Prosthecobacter algae and contains these coding sequences:
- a CDS encoding hemolysin family protein — protein: MSGILTELLILLGLLLLNGVFAMAETALISARRTRLEMMAHEGQKSAVQALELQADPGIFLSTVQVGITLVGIIAGAASGAGLARELEPALTAIPWLGQWAPTISMVIVVSIITFLSVVVGELLPKRLAIHAPERWAAALAGPMTRLSALASPIVRLLDFSSDALVRLFGVKPGAEEVMSEEEVRASIIQGHRTGALKSHEKDMLESVLELDELTAADLMTPKPQIVWINLADSPEENRKRMIESGHSYFPVYQGTRDDVLGMISVKALWKAAEKLTASDLQSLLVTPLFVPESMPAARIIEQFRKNNRHQALVIDEFGAMQGLITLNDMMEAILGTMPNEPTPNAPGGRQLDDGSWLVDGQMEMEEAASLTDLPLPASFDDDDYRTVAGFVMHILGHVPAEGESFDWQGRKIEVADMDRQRIDKVRICPAATQRV
- the pth gene encoding aminoacyl-tRNA hydrolase, translated to MPGDETVPRAAGGLKPRLIIGLGNPGIDYRDTRHNIGFMAVDELARLSGVSFTEEKRWHGWVAKIPGALLLKPSTFMNDSGRCVQLVSQFYKVPVQELLVIYDDVDLPLGRMRMRLAGSAGGHNGLKSMIRSLGSDAFPRLKLGIATPSGRPAGERLVGHVLGKFREDERTELAIMIQRATDAVRLACQSGLETAMNYFNRKEEQP
- a CDS encoding ribose-phosphate pyrophosphokinase, encoding MTDNLKILSGSAHPELARLICENLGTKLCEATLTTFPDGETFVQIHENIRGSDLFIVQPTCPPTNQNLMELLIMVDAVRRASAHRITAVLPFFGYARQDRKDRPRVPITAKLVANLLVASGVNRVLTVDLHAGQIQGFFDIPVDHLYAGPVLMKAIKERQIEDLVVVSPDVGGIKMTHAYAKALKAPMAIVAKNRVSAEEVEALNVIGDVNGKNVLLVDDLTETAGTLTAAAELLLKHGAKAIYAGVSHAVLGEKGHSRISKSPILELFSTNSTPQAQGEKVTTLDIAPLLAQAIRRIHDNESVTSLFDI
- a CDS encoding inorganic phosphate transporter, translated to MTSALILLLVVLLVVLAFEYINGFHDTANAIATVVSTKVLTPRQALALAATANLIGAFWGTAVAKTIGAGLVDIAHVTTMTILCAMLGGIIWNLLTWYFGLPSSSSHALIGGLCGATLASANGNWHVLIWSKAKVDAKTGAVTMDGIFHKVVIPMITSPVLGFVVGFIVMGLLFWLIRNWRPHTINTVFSKLQIVSAAYMGFGHGFADAQKTMGIIALTLFTATTAGTLDNVPSILGFLRTPEFEVASWVKITCALVMAAGTWAGGWRIIKTLGHKMVKMKPVHGFAAETTAATILAVTGHLGMPVSTTHTITTSIMGVGAAKRWNSIRWSLVERIVWAWVLTIPVTSALSYVIYKVLT
- a CDS encoding 7-carboxy-7-deazaguanine synthase QueE, with protein sequence MPRRLLVILEPMRISEIFYSVQGEGSLTGVPSVFVRTSGCNLRCTWCDTPYASWSPEGPEMSLDAILAEVLRHPTRHVVVTGGEPMVAKGIHEFLLQLRDAGKHITIETAGTVLPSPVTIDLASLSPKLANSVPSTEKAGAAWATRHDQTRLQPAVLRAWLEQSRDFQLKFVISNEADLHEAQRVVTAIGIPVPPEKILLMPEGTSMEIMRTRYDLLVNACLTHGYRLSPRLHIELFGNTRGT
- a CDS encoding 30S ribosomal protein S6, yielding MKRKYEAMIVLDMKGKEESVEELVSGIGREMEKSGVKLEQIDKLGKRKFPFNPRHVESGYFVNYQIEADNAGLDSIRAKLKLHDSVYQQYYQRR
- a CDS encoding DUF47 domain-containing protein: MISLQKLFGKNDIFYDLLEASAAEALHSVQALGKLITQPVATQNLDELILTRRKDKKITEQINEELCRTFVTELEREDIEALSNVLYKIPKTVEKIAERVIITGGRLQDVDFSRHLQMMEEATTTVLNIVKELRKKLHLERVKDMNAKLQHIEGEADKLMMGLLKELYAGQRDPIQTIMLKDLYELMEKVYDRCRDAGNVVSHIVLKYS
- a CDS encoding peptidoglycan endopeptidase codes for the protein MPVRFWPLFFIVLALCLSSCSSQKKVWDYEYSRGKTAVVVGGKAVPPAGLPAPVMRAISAGNRIAGLPYKYGGGHRSFVDSGYDCSGTVSYVLHGAGFLSSPGTSSSLRSYGKAGVGKYITVYSRNGHTFIVVAGLRLDTGYNGERKGPRWSNKSRPMKGYVARHPPGY
- a CDS encoding 50S ribosomal protein L25, which gives rise to MAKILDIIAQPRSSEGTAAVNRLRKAGSIPAVVYGRKTPPANVQVDAKTFTKLIESSASDNILVSLKIDSAEQLALVQEVQHDHLRGGILHVDFHAIAMDEEIHAEVPLNLTGESPGAKAGGLIEAIHHNLEVRCLPKDLPEGIVVDISDLQVGKAIHVGDIKLPEGVRAKLADDVVVIMCEEPKVEPEAPAAAAPAAKGKAAPAAKAAAPAAKAAKK
- a CDS encoding AAA family ATPase, which gives rise to MLKPAPSQYLHTVTLRRGEVPGFENYPFDIPAVRHLDALELHPKVTFFVGENGSGKSTLLEAIAEKLGFSMEGGTKNTNLMMHEYRSALTSKITLSRSHLRPMDGFFLRAESYYNFATLIDELGNWSYGGKSLHEQSHGESFFATLVHRLGGHGIYLFDEPEAALSPQRQMSLLVRMHDLIGEFSQFIIATHSPILMAYPDAWIYEFSEDGIKRVAYEDTEHFQITSRFMRDPQGMMRRLLGTQDELDLG